The window TACCAGCAGGAGGGTGACGAGCTTATCCTGTGCCATATCGTGCCCGACCCGGCCGAGTTTGCCGGGTTCCACATCCCGCACATGTCCACCAACCTGGCGAAAAAAGAGCTCATGGACGTCGCCCGGAAGGAACTCGTTGAATTCGTCGAAGATTTCGCTCCCGGGACAGCTTACAGGCTTGTCATGGGCGCGCCCGCACGGGAGATCATCAAGGTCGCCGAAGAGGAGAAGGTCGATCTCATCGTCATCGGCAGCCACCGGGGAGGAGCGTGGGCCCACCTTTTCGTCTCCAACGCCTCGGAGAAGGTCATCAGGGACGCCATGTGCGAAGTTGTGGTCATCCCCCTGAGTATCGACACCGAGGAACAGCTCATCAAAAGACGCGCCAGGAGGAAGAAGGACAGGAGCGGGGCACAGAGCTAGCCCGGACTATTCACGAGGTTCTTTTTCGTTCCGGCGGCGTTGCTGAGTCGTTCGCTTGTGCGGAATACTAAAG is drawn from bacterium and contains these coding sequences:
- a CDS encoding universal stress protein, with product MSRKIMVPVDLSEDSEIVLERGKFYQQEGDELILCHIVPDPAEFAGFHIPHMSTNLAKKELMDVARKELVEFVEDFAPGTAYRLVMGAPAREIIKVAEEEKVDLIVIGSHRGGAWAHLFVSNASEKVIRDAMCEVVVIPLSIDTEEQLIKRRARRKKDRSGAQS